The Ensifer adhaerens genome contains a region encoding:
- the rlmN gene encoding 23S rRNA (adenine(2503)-C(2))-methyltransferase RlmN: MAATEILNRVEIAKAPQVRAAVEAEKPSLIGLLREDMAKALVEKGVPERQVKMRVSQLWHWLYVRGVSDFDHMTNVSKDMREMLKQHFTIARPEIVEEQISGDGTRKWLLRFPARGAGRPVEIETVYIPEEGRGTLCISSQVGCTLTCSFCHTGTQKLVRNLTAEEILAQLLLARDRLGDFPERDTPQGAIVPAEGRKITNIVMMGMGEPLYNFEQVKTALLIASDGEGLSLSKRRITLSTSGIVPEIYRTGEEIGVMLAISLHAVRDDLRDMLVPINKKYPLKELMDACRAYPGLSNARRITFEYVMLKDVNDSLEDAKQLVKLLKGVPAKINLIPFNPWPGTNYQCSDWEHIEKFADFINQAGYASPIRTPRGRDILAACGQLKSESERMRKVDRLAFEAMMIANHGED, translated from the coding sequence ATGGCAGCCACTGAAATTCTGAACCGGGTGGAAATCGCCAAGGCGCCGCAGGTGCGCGCAGCCGTAGAGGCGGAAAAGCCGTCGCTGATCGGACTTCTGCGCGAGGACATGGCCAAGGCACTGGTCGAAAAGGGCGTGCCGGAACGCCAGGTCAAGATGCGCGTCAGCCAGCTCTGGCACTGGCTCTACGTGCGCGGCGTCTCCGACTTCGATCACATGACGAACGTGTCCAAGGACATGCGCGAGATGCTGAAGCAGCATTTCACCATCGCGCGCCCGGAGATCGTCGAGGAACAGATTTCCGGCGACGGCACCCGCAAGTGGCTGTTGCGCTTCCCGGCGCGCGGCGCCGGACGACCGGTCGAGATCGAGACCGTCTACATTCCCGAGGAAGGCCGCGGCACGCTCTGCATTTCGAGCCAGGTCGGTTGCACGCTCACCTGTTCCTTCTGTCACACCGGCACCCAGAAGCTGGTGCGCAACCTGACGGCCGAGGAAATCCTCGCGCAGCTGCTGCTTGCCCGCGACCGGCTCGGCGACTTCCCGGAGCGCGACACCCCGCAGGGCGCGATCGTGCCGGCCGAAGGCCGCAAGATCACCAACATCGTGATGATGGGCATGGGCGAGCCGCTCTATAATTTCGAGCAGGTCAAGACCGCCCTTCTGATCGCCTCTGACGGCGAAGGCCTGTCGCTGTCCAAGCGCCGCATCACGCTGTCGACCTCAGGCATCGTGCCGGAAATCTATCGCACCGGCGAAGAGATCGGCGTCATGCTGGCGATCTCGCTGCATGCCGTGCGCGACGACCTGCGCGACATGCTGGTGCCGATCAACAAGAAGTACCCGCTGAAGGAACTGATGGACGCCTGCCGCGCCTATCCCGGCCTTTCCAACGCCCGCCGCATCACCTTCGAATACGTGATGCTGAAGGACGTCAACGACAGCCTCGAAGACGCCAAGCAGTTGGTGAAGCTCCTGAAGGGTGTGCCCGCGAAGATCAACCTCATCCCCTTCAACCCCTGGCCGGGCACCAACTACCAGTGTTCCGACTGGGAGCACATCGAGAAGTTTGCCGACTTCATCAACCAGGCCGGCTACGCCTCGCCGATCCGCACACCACGCGGCCGCGACATCCTTGCCGCCTGCGGCCAGCTGAAGTCGGAATCCGAACGCATGCGCAAGGTCGACCGCCTCGCCTTCGAAGCGATGATGATCGCCAATCACGGCGAAGATTGA
- a CDS encoding YkvA family protein — protein sequence MDDIKIGEILLPGEESEQERREKRVKRRFWPTFRRAARQIPFSRDLVAAYYCAIDPKTPTRTRGILLAALAYFVLPIDIIPDVLAVVGFSDDVAVLTAAFAAISGQIKETHYTKADETLADTPES from the coding sequence ATGGACGACATCAAGATTGGTGAAATTCTCTTGCCTGGCGAAGAATCCGAGCAGGAGCGGCGGGAAAAGCGCGTGAAGCGCCGCTTCTGGCCGACCTTTCGCCGAGCTGCCCGCCAGATCCCATTCAGCCGCGACCTGGTTGCCGCCTATTACTGCGCCATCGATCCGAAGACCCCGACACGCACCCGCGGCATCCTGCTTGCAGCCCTCGCCTACTTCGTGCTGCCGATCGATATCATCCCCGACGTGCTGGCCGTCGTCGGCTTCTCCGATGACGTTGCCGTCTTGACCGCGGCCTTTGCTGCCATCAGCGGGCAGATCAAGGAAACGCACTATACCAAGGCCGACGAGACGCTGGCCGATACGCCGGAGAGCTGA
- a CDS encoding ABC transporter substrate-binding protein: protein MRSLLIALAATVAFTLPARADEVTVAVTAIVEHPALDAARDGVKDALAAAGYKEGENLKFIYESAQGNPPTAAQIARQFAGEAPNVIVPISTPSAQAVVSSTRDIPVVFTAVSDPVGAQLVKDMDKPGGNVTGLSDMSPVAEHVALIKEILPNAKSIGYLYNSGEANSVSLLAVLKTEAEKAGLTVVESAATKSAEVQGAARALVGRADAIYVPTDNTIISALEGAVAVAEEAKLPLFTADTDSVARGSLAALGFNYYDVGKQTGEIVVRILKGENPGDIGVKVAAGSDLVINKKAAEKMGVTLPESVVKRATRVVE from the coding sequence ATGCGCTCACTTCTCATCGCCCTTGCCGCCACGGTGGCATTCACCCTGCCCGCCCGTGCCGATGAGGTGACCGTCGCCGTAACCGCGATCGTCGAGCATCCGGCACTCGACGCGGCACGCGACGGCGTGAAGGACGCGCTGGCCGCCGCCGGCTACAAGGAAGGCGAGAACCTCAAATTCATCTACGAGTCGGCCCAGGGCAACCCGCCGACCGCCGCGCAGATCGCCCGCCAGTTCGCAGGCGAAGCGCCGAACGTGATCGTTCCGATCTCGACGCCGTCGGCCCAGGCGGTCGTCTCCTCGACCCGCGATATCCCGGTCGTCTTCACCGCCGTTTCCGACCCGGTCGGCGCCCAGCTGGTCAAGGACATGGACAAGCCCGGCGGTAACGTCACTGGCCTCTCCGACATGTCGCCGGTTGCCGAACACGTCGCCCTGATCAAGGAAATCCTGCCGAACGCCAAGTCGATCGGCTACCTCTACAATTCCGGTGAAGCCAACTCCGTTTCGCTGCTCGCGGTGCTGAAGACCGAGGCCGAAAAGGCCGGCCTGACCGTCGTCGAGTCCGCCGCGACCAAGTCGGCTGAAGTCCAGGGTGCTGCCCGTGCCCTCGTCGGCCGCGCCGATGCGATTTACGTGCCCACCGACAACACGATCATCTCCGCACTTGAAGGTGCCGTCGCCGTCGCCGAAGAAGCCAAGCTGCCGCTCTTCACCGCCGACACGGACTCGGTTGCCCGCGGCTCGCTCGCAGCCCTCGGCTTCAACTACTACGACGTCGGCAAACAGACTGGCGAAATCGTCGTTCGCATCCTCAAGGGCGAAAACCCGGGTGATATCGGTGTCAAGGTTGCTGCCGGTTCCGACCTGGTGATCAACAAGAAGGCCGCCGAGAAAATGGGCGTCACCCTTCCGGAAAGTGTCGTAAAGCGCGCAACCCGCGTCGTTGAATAA
- a CDS encoding invasion associated locus B family protein, giving the protein MFVRKIATAIALVLATASMAAAQSPTRIQQFNAWGAYSYNAGGGKVCYVLSVPKEKSPAGVDHGDIFFLVSQRPGQNISYEPQAMMGYALQENSKVNVVIDGRTFVMFTKGNSAWVENAAEEPALVAAMKNGKAMSVNAKSRKGTATSYSYSLSGISAALKQIEACK; this is encoded by the coding sequence ATGTTTGTAAGAAAGATCGCAACCGCAATCGCACTCGTTCTGGCCACCGCCAGCATGGCTGCCGCCCAGTCTCCGACGCGCATCCAGCAGTTCAACGCCTGGGGCGCCTATTCCTACAATGCCGGCGGCGGCAAGGTCTGCTACGTCCTTTCGGTTCCGAAGGAAAAGAGCCCGGCCGGCGTCGACCATGGCGACATCTTCTTCCTCGTTTCCCAGCGCCCCGGCCAGAACATCAGCTACGAGCCTCAGGCAATGATGGGCTATGCGCTGCAGGAGAACTCCAAGGTCAACGTCGTCATCGACGGCCGCACCTTCGTGATGTTCACCAAGGGCAATTCGGCCTGGGTCGAAAATGCTGCCGAAGAGCCGGCACTGGTTGCCGCCATGAAGAACGGCAAGGCCATGTCGGTCAACGCCAAGTCGCGCAAGGGTACCGCGACCTCCTACTCCTACTCGCTCTCGGGCATCTCCGCTGCGCTGAAGCAGATCGAAGCCTGCAAGTAA